In Mesorhizobium sp. J428, the genomic window AAGGCTTCCGGCCACGGACTGCCGGACTTTTCCAGCATCGTCGCCGCATTCGCCCACTCGACCGCCTCGGCGATGCCGGGCGGCTTGGCGAGCGGCTGGCGGCGGATGTCGCGCACCGCGTTTGCAACTGCCCTCGCGGTCTCCCGCGCGACGTCGCCGGCCCGCAGCATGATGATCTCCGCCTCGCGCGCCGCGTCGGGATAGCCGATCCAGTGGTAGACGCAGCGCCGCCGCAGCGCCTCGGCGAGCTCGCGCGTGCGGTTGGAGGTCAGGATCACCACGGGCCGCGTCGCAGCAGCGATCGTGCCGCGCTCGGGGATGGTGATCTGGAAGTCGGACAGGAACTCCAGCAAGAGCGCCTCGAACTCATGGTCGGAACGGTCGATCTCGTCGACCAGCAGCACGCGGCGCTCCGGCGCGCGCAGCACCTGCATCAGCGGCCGGTCGATGAGGAAACGGTCGTCGTAGATGTCGACCTCGCGCTCGCCCGCCTGCCGGATCGCAAGCAACTGGCGCTGGTAGTTCCACTCGTAGAGCGCATGCGCGGCGTCGATGCCCTCGTAGCACTGCAGCCGCACCACCTCGCGTCCGAGCGCCGCGGCGATCGCCTTCGCGGCCTCCGTCTTGCCGACGCCCGGCGCGCCTTCGAGCAGCAGCGGCTTGCCGAGCCGGATCGCGAGGAAGATCGCCGTGGAGAGGCCGTCGTCAGCGATGTAGTCCGCGCCCTTGAGCATCGCGGCGACCGCTTCCGGGGAGGCGATGGAGTCGGCGCCGTTCATGCGCCGGACCTGCCAGCGGACGGAAGCAGTTCCATCGTCGTTACGCCGCCGCCCGCTGCGCTTTGAGCGCGCGCAAAATCTTTTCCGGCGTGATCGGCAGCGAATCGATCCGCACGCCGACCGCGTCGAACACGGCGTTCGCCACCGCCGGAATCTGCGGATTGGCGCACATCTCGCCGACGCCCTTCGCCCCATAAGGTCCGTCCGCCGCCGGCCGCTCCAGCACGATCGTCTCGGTCTCGGCGAGGTTTCCCGGTCCCGGCATCAGATATTCATTGAAGTCGCGCCCGCCGTGCTCGCGCGCCGGATAGTAGGGCTCCGTCGTCTCGTAGAGCGCGTGGCTGATGCCCATCCAGGAGCCGCCGACGAGTTGCTGCTCGACAATGCGCGGATTGAGCGCGCGGCCGACCTCGAAGACGTTCTTCACCGAGACGACGTCGACCTCGCCGGTCTCGTCGTCGACCTCGACATCGACCACCGTGCAGGCATGTGCGTAGCAGGTCGCCGGCTTCATCGCGCCGGTCTCTGTCTCGGGGAAGGAGCGCGGCACAAGGAACATGCCGCGCCCGGAAATCGAGCGGCCATATTTGAAATGTGCCGCAAGCGCCGTGTCGAACACCGAGATCGACTTCTGCGGCGCGCCCTTGACGTGGATCATGCCCTTGCCGTCGGTGTCGAGGTCGCCCGCATCCACCTCCAGCGCCTCGGCCGCCACTTCCAGCATCACCTGCCGCGCCTCGCGCGCGGCTTGCGCCACCGCGTTGCCGATTCGGTGCGTACCGCGCGAGGCGAAGGTGCCCATGCAGTGCGGACCGGTGTCGGTGTCGGCGGTGTCGATCGTCACCTGCTCGGTCGGGATGCCGATCGTCTCGGCGCAGATCTGCGCCATCACCTGCCGCAACCCCTGGCCGAGGTCGACGGAGGACAGGGTCACCATGAAGGCGCCGGTCGGCGTCGAATGCACCAGCGCCTGGCTCGGGTCGCCGCCGAGGTTCATGCCGGTCGGATAGTTGATCGCGGCGACGCCGCGTCCGCGTCTCAGCGCCATCTCAGGCCTCCCTGCGTTTCGACGACATCTTCATGAACCGCTCCGCCACCGGCCAGCCGGCGGCGATCGAGGCTTCCTGCATGCACTCGACAAGGGCTGCCCCCTCCGTCGGCTGGCGATGCGCCTTCATGTCGCCGTCGCGGTAGGCGTTGATGAAGCGGAACTCGAGCGGGTCCATGCCGATCAGCCGCGCCAGCTTGTCCATCTGCACTTCGAGCGCGAAGTCGGCGATGGTGACGCCGAAGCCGCGCATGGCCGAGGAGGGCGTCCGGTTGGTGTAGACGCAGTAGGTGTCCACCCAGACGTTCGGGATCGTATACGGGCCGGGATAGTGCGCCGCCCCCTTCTGCGCGCCATAGGGCGAGTGGCGCGAATAGGCGCCCGCATCGGTGTAGCCGGTGACCTGGCGGGCGATGATCCGCCCGTCCTTCATCACCCCGTCCTTGATCGTGATCGTCTCCGCCGCGCGCGGCGAGGAGATCTGCATCTCCTCCTCGCGGCTGTAGATGAACGACACCGGACGGCCGGTCAGCCGCGCCGCCAGGATCGCGATCGGCTCGACCGTCACGTCGACCTTGCCGCCAAAGCCGCCGCCCGCCGTTCCGCCCACCATGTGCAGCTTGTGGCCGGGCATCTGCAGGATGATCGAGGCATTGTCGAGCGTGAAGAACATCGCCTGGGTATTGGTGTAGCAGGTGAAGCGGTCGTTGCCCTCGGGCGCGACGATGCAGCCGGTCGTCTCCGTCGGCGCCTGCTCGATCGGCGAGGAATGGTAGGTCTCCCCGAGCACGAAGTCGGCTTCCGCGAACCCTTTCTCGACGTCGCCGAAGCGCACCTTGCGCGAAGCGCCGCTGTCGTACCGGTAGTAGTTCTGGCCGTGATGTTCGTTGACCAGCGGCGCGTCCGGCTTCAGCGCCTCCAGCATGTCGAAGACGGCCGGCAGCACCTCGTAGTCGACCTTGACCTTGGCCGCCGCCTCGTTGGCTGCCCGCTCGCTGTCGGCCAGCACCGCCACCACAGCCTCGCCCTTCCAGCGCACCTTGCCCTCGGCCAGCACGTGCTCGTCCGGCGGGCCGACCTGGATCAGGATCAGGATCGTGTAGAGGTTCTGCGGCACGTCCTTGGCGGTGAGGATGCGCACCACGCCCGGATGCTTCTCCGCCTCCGACAGGTCGATGCCGCGGATGCGCGCATGATGGTGCGGGCTGCGCACCATCTTGAGGTGCAGGAGATTCGGAAAGGTCCGGTCGGCGAAGAACGCGGTCATGCCGGTCACGTGGTTGGGCACGTCGGACCGCTGCAGCGACTGGCCGATCTCGTTCAGGTCGTCCTTGCGCTCGTCGGCGAAGTAGCTCTTGCGCAGTTCCATCAGACCCTCCTCAGGCCGCGTTCTGCGAGTTCGACCGTGCGGCCGAGAGGATCGCCTGGATGATCGGTTCGTAGCCGGTGCAGCGGCAGATGTTGCCGGAGATCGCCTCGACCACGTCCTCGCGGGTCGGGTTCGGCACGC contains:
- a CDS encoding xanthine dehydrogenase family protein molybdopterin-binding subunit, encoding MALRRGRGVAAINYPTGMNLGGDPSQALVHSTPTGAFMVTLSSVDLGQGLRQVMAQICAETIGIPTEQVTIDTADTDTGPHCMGTFASRGTHRIGNAVAQAAREARQVMLEVAAEALEVDAGDLDTDGKGMIHVKGAPQKSISVFDTALAAHFKYGRSISGRGMFLVPRSFPETETGAMKPATCYAHACTVVDVEVDDETGEVDVVSVKNVFEVGRALNPRIVEQQLVGGSWMGISHALYETTEPYYPAREHGGRDFNEYLMPGPGNLAETETIVLERPAADGPYGAKGVGEMCANPQIPAVANAVFDAVGVRIDSLPITPEKILRALKAQRAAA
- a CDS encoding MoxR family ATPase, with translation MNGADSIASPEAVAAMLKGADYIADDGLSTAIFLAIRLGKPLLLEGAPGVGKTEAAKAIAAALGREVVRLQCYEGIDAAHALYEWNYQRQLLAIRQAGEREVDIYDDRFLIDRPLMQVLRAPERRVLLVDEIDRSDHEFEALLLEFLSDFQITIPERGTIAAATRPVVILTSNRTRELAEALRRRCVYHWIGYPDAAREAEIIMLRAGDVARETARAVANAVRDIRRQPLAKPPGIAEAVEWANAATMLEKSGSPWPEAFRRAIGVVVKDEEDLACLAPELDAILEEALA
- a CDS encoding xanthine dehydrogenase family protein molybdopterin-binding subunit; amino-acid sequence: MELRKSYFADERKDDLNEIGQSLQRSDVPNHVTGMTAFFADRTFPNLLHLKMVRSPHHHARIRGIDLSEAEKHPGVVRILTAKDVPQNLYTILILIQVGPPDEHVLAEGKVRWKGEAVVAVLADSERAANEAAAKVKVDYEVLPAVFDMLEALKPDAPLVNEHHGQNYYRYDSGASRKVRFGDVEKGFAEADFVLGETYHSSPIEQAPTETTGCIVAPEGNDRFTCYTNTQAMFFTLDNASIILQMPGHKLHMVGGTAGGGFGGKVDVTVEPIAILAARLTGRPVSFIYSREEEMQISSPRAAETITIKDGVMKDGRIIARQVTGYTDAGAYSRHSPYGAQKGAAHYPGPYTIPNVWVDTYCVYTNRTPSSAMRGFGVTIADFALEVQMDKLARLIGMDPLEFRFINAYRDGDMKAHRQPTEGAALVECMQEASIAAGWPVAERFMKMSSKRREA